In Dolichospermum flos-aquae CCAP 1403/13F, the following proteins share a genomic window:
- a CDS encoding type I polyketide synthase, which produces MSSPLQKIDTINSSLTELEAQINSFEQAVLKFIEEGKMNSGNLENSINSMSTKEINRKLHTTPIAIIGMASLMPQSRTLRDYWQNIVNKIDCITDVPSTHWSVEDYYDPNPRTAEDKTYCKRGGFIPEVDFNPMEFGIPPSILEVTDVSQLLSLVVAKETMEDAGYSESREFSRENIGVILGVAMGKQLGMPLTARLEYPVWEKVLKSSGLSDEDTKKIVDKIKSAYVKWDENAFPGMLANVVAGRIANRLNFGGTNCVVDAACASSFGALKMAISELVEHRSNMMLTGGVDTDNTIMAYISFSKTPAVTPSENVKPFDAKSDGMMLGEGIGMILLKRLEDAQKDGDKIYAVIKGIGTSSDGRYKSIYAPRKEGQVKALERAYDDAGFSPATVGLMEAHGTGTMAGDPIEFSSLRDFFGKHDTQKQHIALGSVKSQIGHTKAAAGAASLIKTALALHHKVLPATINITEPNPKLDIENSSFYLNTQTRPWIKAEGETPRRAGVSAFGFGGTNYHVVLEEYEPEQQSSYRLHGAAGEVLLFGATHAELISKLEATLNNLQANDGERFYSQLLLDCQSLAIPTTALRIGFVSENLQEACKLLQVSLGLLKSKPDAIYWEHPQGIYYRSSGMDLGGKVVALFSGQGSQYLEMGREAVMNFPSLRQLYGKMDHLFKQSNLQPVSEVVFPHSTFDEVEKKAQVATLQRTEYAQPAIGVFSAGLYGILQQAGFKADFTAGHSFGELTALWAAGVLSEGDYLFLVKARGQAMAAPKDPDHDAGSMLAVKEDISKIEPVLKQFPKVSIANFNSPTQIVLAGPKLEIQKVQDACEKLGYSAVLLPVSAAFHTPLIAFAQKSFAIATKSVTFHNPQIPVFSNVTGKHYPQNAAAIQKNVESHLASSVLFKQEIENIYGAGGYCFVEFGPKRVLSNLVKDTLGDRPHLTISLNPSASKNSDRSLREAAVQLRVIGMNLGNLDPYKLPAVFPPIANKKTLSVKLTGINYISDKTKNAFTEALADGHKISGIQEFRNASAGGASLTEVQEFKSLEIETPVTGKISPTNGHNGNGNGHKKQPLIETELQPQMTTTATIIKEPQKEPRSELFTQQLEGKMQTPDKLINCQQILTSLGTLLSQFQHNQSENLEVHGTYLNNQIEYAKTFFQLMQQQNTLFANAKSSAEAAQIKQVIMESLERSMMQFHSQQGETLRIHEQYLREQIEYTKHFFQLIQEEYSQLISDTQAAAPANIYAAPEEAPVAPTVTIIPPQALPVIELKVQLAEPIPPVIEVAKPVIAAPVIEPEPIIIPQSPVAFIPEPATSSLNLDDLANNLLSITSEKTGYPIEMLELDMDMEADLGIDSIKRVEILGGLQELYPNLPKPNLEELAEKRTIGQVVEYLQGQQQVTAEITPEQIIIPQVQTQVIEEVIPESISVPQSPVPNPQYQDLGQTLLNITSEKTGYPVEMLELDMDMEADLGIDSIKRVEILGAMQEAYPDLPKPNIEELGDLRTIGQIVNYLQSLVGGEKKKPQFDVNQITPLNPPLFRGETTEVVDLTPPPIVDINLPRRPVKLRTLPRPDFLEAQLPQGHIGLITDDGSLTTTKLAHALIEQGWKVVVLSFPQSLVASQLPLPAGVTRVTLANMSEQHLQLLLQSVTTKHGPIGAFVHLHPQFTPEKPGHISYPEAEKAIIKRVFLMAKHLKTTLNNAASLAGRTSFCTVAHLDGELGLGHQTNFSAIGAGLFGLTKSLRWEWPQVFFRAIDLNPTLDPHESAEYIVAELHDSNRYIGEVGYGNQGRVTLVAKSE; this is translated from the coding sequence ATGTCTTCCCCCCTTCAAAAGATAGACACGATAAATAGTTCTTTGACGGAATTAGAAGCCCAAATTAATAGTTTTGAACAGGCTGTGCTGAAGTTTATAGAGGAAGGAAAAATGAATTCAGGAAACCTAGAAAATTCGATAAATTCCATGTCAACTAAGGAAATTAATAGAAAACTACACACAACTCCCATAGCTATTATTGGCATGGCTTCCTTAATGCCTCAATCGAGAACATTAAGGGATTACTGGCAAAATATTGTTAATAAAATTGACTGTATCACTGATGTTCCTTCTACTCATTGGAGCGTAGAAGATTACTATGATCCTAATCCGAGAACAGCAGAAGATAAAACCTATTGTAAACGTGGTGGTTTTATTCCTGAAGTTGATTTTAACCCTATGGAATTTGGTATTCCTCCCAGCATTTTAGAAGTTACAGATGTTTCTCAACTATTAAGTTTAGTAGTTGCTAAAGAAACAATGGAAGATGCTGGTTATAGCGAATCCCGTGAATTTAGCCGCGAAAATATCGGCGTGATTTTGGGTGTAGCTATGGGCAAACAATTGGGAATGCCATTAACTGCCAGATTGGAATATCCGGTTTGGGAAAAAGTTCTCAAAAGCAGTGGTCTATCTGACGAAGATACTAAAAAGATTGTTGATAAAATCAAATCTGCTTATGTGAAATGGGATGAAAATGCTTTCCCTGGAATGTTAGCAAATGTGGTGGCTGGCAGAATTGCTAACCGTCTCAACTTTGGCGGTACAAACTGTGTAGTTGATGCGGCTTGTGCTAGTTCCTTTGGGGCATTAAAAATGGCCATTAGTGAATTAGTTGAACACCGTAGCAATATGATGTTAACCGGTGGAGTAGACACCGATAACACAATCATGGCTTACATCTCATTTAGCAAAACTCCAGCAGTTACTCCTAGCGAGAATGTGAAACCATTTGATGCTAAATCTGATGGGATGATGTTAGGTGAAGGTATTGGGATGATTCTCCTCAAACGCTTAGAAGATGCCCAAAAAGATGGGGATAAAATCTATGCGGTAATCAAGGGAATTGGTACTTCTAGTGATGGGCGTTATAAGAGTATTTATGCCCCTAGAAAAGAAGGACAAGTTAAAGCCTTAGAACGGGCTTATGATGATGCTGGATTTTCTCCGGCAACTGTGGGTTTAATGGAAGCACACGGTACAGGAACAATGGCAGGAGATCCCATAGAATTCAGTTCTTTAAGAGATTTCTTTGGTAAACATGACACCCAAAAACAACATATTGCTTTGGGAAGTGTAAAATCACAAATTGGACATACAAAAGCCGCCGCAGGTGCAGCCAGCCTTATTAAAACTGCCCTAGCATTGCATCATAAAGTATTGCCAGCAACCATCAATATTACCGAACCAAATCCCAAATTAGATATTGAAAATTCCTCCTTTTATCTCAATACTCAAACTAGACCTTGGATCAAAGCAGAAGGTGAAACTCCCCGACGTGCGGGGGTGAGTGCCTTTGGTTTTGGTGGCACAAATTATCACGTTGTTTTGGAAGAATACGAACCAGAACAACAAAGTTCTTATCGTTTACATGGTGCAGCCGGTGAAGTGCTATTATTTGGTGCTACTCATGCGGAATTAATTAGCAAGTTAGAAGCAACTTTAAATAATTTGCAAGCTAACGACGGCGAAAGATTCTATTCTCAATTATTGTTAGATTGTCAATCTTTAGCTATTCCTACAACTGCCCTAAGAATTGGTTTTGTATCTGAGAATTTACAAGAAGCTTGTAAGTTACTGCAAGTTAGTCTTGGTTTACTCAAAAGTAAGCCTGATGCAATTTATTGGGAACATCCTCAAGGTATTTATTACCGTTCTTCGGGAATGGATTTAGGTGGAAAAGTTGTCGCTTTATTCTCTGGACAAGGTTCTCAATACTTGGAAATGGGCAGAGAAGCGGTGATGAATTTCCCCAGCTTGCGACAGTTATATGGCAAGATGGATCATCTGTTCAAGCAAAGCAATTTACAACCAGTTTCTGAAGTTGTTTTCCCTCATTCTACCTTTGATGAAGTTGAGAAAAAAGCCCAAGTTGCAACTTTGCAAAGAACGGAATATGCCCAACCGGCAATTGGGGTTTTTAGTGCTGGGTTGTATGGAATTTTGCAACAAGCTGGGTTTAAGGCAGATTTCACCGCAGGACATAGTTTTGGTGAATTAACCGCTTTGTGGGCTGCGGGAGTATTGAGTGAGGGTGATTATTTGTTCCTGGTGAAAGCTAGAGGACAGGCAATGGCCGCACCCAAAGACCCAGATCATGACGCTGGTAGTATGTTAGCGGTGAAGGAAGATATCAGCAAAATTGAACCGGTGCTGAAGCAGTTTCCAAAAGTAAGTATTGCTAACTTTAATTCTCCTACCCAAATTGTTTTAGCCGGTCCAAAGTTAGAAATTCAAAAAGTTCAAGATGCTTGCGAAAAGTTAGGATATAGTGCAGTTTTATTGCCTGTGTCTGCGGCTTTCCATACTCCATTAATAGCATTCGCGCAAAAATCCTTTGCCATTGCTACTAAATCGGTAACTTTCCACAATCCCCAAATTCCGGTTTTTAGTAATGTCACTGGTAAACATTATCCCCAAAATGCAGCGGCAATTCAAAAGAACGTAGAAAGCCATTTGGCTAGTTCTGTATTGTTCAAACAAGAGATTGAAAATATCTATGGGGCTGGTGGTTATTGCTTCGTAGAATTTGGACCAAAACGGGTGTTAAGTAACTTGGTAAAAGATACATTAGGCGATCGCCCCCATCTTACCATATCTCTAAATCCCAGCGCCTCCAAAAACAGCGATCGCTCTTTGCGAGAAGCCGCAGTTCAGTTGCGAGTTATCGGCATGAATTTGGGCAATCTTGACCCCTACAAACTCCCTGCCGTATTCCCTCCCATTGCCAACAAAAAGACCCTCAGCGTCAAATTAACCGGGATTAACTACATTTCCGACAAAACCAAAAATGCCTTTACAGAAGCATTAGCGGACGGACATAAAATTTCCGGAATTCAGGAGTTCAGGAATGCCTCCGCTGGAGGAGCTTCGCTAACAGAAGTTCAGGAGTTCAAGAGTTTAGAAATAGAGACTCCCGTAACTGGCAAAATTTCCCCAACCAACGGACATAACGGCAACGGTAACGGACATAAAAAACAACCCCTCATTGAAACTGAGTTACAGCCACAGATGACTACTACTGCAACCATCATAAAAGAACCTCAAAAAGAACCCAGATCAGAATTGTTCACGCAGCAACTCGAAGGGAAGATGCAAACACCAGATAAACTGATAAATTGCCAACAAATTCTCACCAGCTTAGGAACACTTTTGAGCCAGTTCCAGCACAACCAAAGCGAGAATTTAGAAGTTCACGGCACATATCTTAATAATCAGATAGAATACGCGAAAACTTTCTTTCAATTAATGCAGCAGCAAAACACCTTATTTGCTAATGCTAAATCTTCTGCTGAAGCTGCTCAAATTAAGCAAGTGATCATGGAAAGCTTAGAGCGGAGTATGATGCAGTTTCATTCCCAACAAGGTGAAACCCTCCGCATTCATGAACAATATCTGCGGGAACAGATAGAATATACCAAACACTTTTTCCAACTCATTCAAGAAGAATATTCTCAACTCATTTCTGATACCCAAGCAGCAGCACCAGCAAATATATATGCTGCTCCAGAAGAAGCACCTGTAGCTCCTACTGTCACCATAATTCCCCCTCAAGCATTACCAGTAATTGAGCTAAAAGTTCAATTAGCAGAACCTATTCCCCCAGTAATTGAAGTTGCAAAACCTGTAATTGCTGCACCAGTAATTGAACCTGAACCAATTATTATTCCCCAGTCCCCAGTTGCATTCATACCAGAACCCGCAACTAGCAGCCTAAATCTTGATGATCTAGCTAACAATCTATTAAGTATCACCAGCGAAAAAACTGGTTATCCTATCGAAATGCTAGAACTCGATATGGACATGGAAGCCGACTTAGGTATTGACTCCATTAAACGGGTAGAAATTCTGGGAGGATTGCAAGAATTATACCCCAACTTACCTAAACCCAACCTGGAAGAACTGGCAGAAAAACGCACCATTGGTCAAGTTGTCGAATATCTGCAAGGACAACAACAGGTAACAGCAGAAATCACACCTGAACAAATTATCATTCCTCAAGTGCAAACCCAGGTAATAGAGGAAGTAATACCAGAATCAATTTCCGTTCCCCAGTCCCCAGTCCCCAATCCCCAGTACCAAGATTTAGGACAAACCCTGTTAAACATCACCAGTGAAAAAACAGGTTATCCAGTGGAAATGCTGGAACTGGACATGGACATGGAAGCCGATTTAGGCATAGATTCCATCAAACGGGTAGAAATACTGGGAGCAATGCAGGAAGCGTATCCTGACTTACCCAAACCCAATATTGAAGAATTAGGCGACTTACGGACAATCGGGCAAATCGTTAACTACCTCCAATCACTGGTGGGAGGTGAAAAAAAAAAGCCGCAGTTTGATGTTAACCAGATAACCCCCCTTAATCCTCCCTTGTTCAGGGGGGAAACCACAGAGGTGGTTGATTTAACCCCACCTCCTATCGTAGACATCAATCTTCCCCGTCGTCCAGTTAAGCTAAGAACCTTACCCAGACCAGATTTTTTGGAAGCGCAGTTACCCCAAGGACACATTGGTTTAATCACTGATGATGGTTCTTTAACTACCACCAAACTAGCCCACGCACTGATAGAACAAGGTTGGAAAGTAGTAGTTTTAAGTTTCCCCCAATCGTTAGTTGCATCGCAATTGCCATTACCCGCAGGTGTTACCCGCGTCACATTGGCAAACATGAGTGAACAACATCTGCAATTATTATTGCAAAGTGTGACTACTAAACACGGACCGATTGGGGCATTTGTTCACCTACATCCTCAATTTACACCGGAAAAACCTGGACATATTTCCTATCCAGAAGCAGAAAAGGCAATTATTAAACGAGTGTTTTTAATGGCAAAACATCTGAAAACAACTTTGAATAATGCCGCATCTTTAGCAGGAAGAACCAGTTTTTGTACAGTAGCCCATCTTGACGGTGAATTGGGCTTAGGACATCAAACTAATTTTAGTGCAATTGGTGCTGGTTTGTTTGGTTTAACGAAGAGTTTGCGCTGGGAATGGCCACAGGTATTCTTCCGAGCAATTGACCTGAATCCCACTTTAGATCCTCATGAATCTGCTGAATATATCGTTGCTGAATTGCACGATTCTAATCGCTATATTGGCGAAGTTGGTTATGGTAATCAAGGAAGAGTAACGCTGGTGGCAAAAAGTGAGTAA
- a CDS encoding SDR family NAD(P)-dependent oxidoreductase, with protein sequence MTATVQVSPSSVFVVSGGAKGITAQCTIKLAQHQPCKFILLGRSEITTEPEYAHNCLDDSALKKRIMENLISQGEKPTPMMVQKIFNQINSSREIKKTLAAIEATGGKAEYISVDVTDTVKLQAKLQEISDKVGQITGIIHGAGNLADKLIEKKTEDDFEKVYTAKVQGLENLLSCVNPQQLQHLVLFSSVTGFYGNIGQSDYAIANEILSKSAHLMKQYNPNCHVVAINWGGWDSGMVTPQLKKAFAERGISIIPVEVGTQMLVNELHPAYQDHPQVVIGSPMKLPPAPLGLELRSYRIRRRMTLAENPFLHDHTIAGSPVLPATCAKSWMVNGCEEIYPGYTYFSCQDFKVLKGITFNSTLAKEHILEIQEVAKVDGDFVEFQTKILSKTPEGRTHYHFSSLIKLVKNMPEAPIYEAMDLREDNIVTDTAKDFYQNGDLSLFHGPAFQKITKVLNISSEKLTAECCWQEITAKEQGQFPVKWHNPYIIDLSTQTLWLWLNYIHKEVCLPGQLTYCEQYLAVPFNVPFYVSCEIIGKTDTGATVNFIIHNRQGKIYSKILGAKAVIWPMKMLNKK encoded by the coding sequence ATGACTGCAACTGTTCAAGTTAGCCCATCTTCTGTCTTTGTTGTCAGTGGTGGCGCAAAGGGAATCACTGCTCAATGTACTATTAAATTAGCTCAACATCAACCTTGTAAGTTTATTCTTTTAGGTCGTTCGGAAATTACCACAGAACCAGAATATGCTCATAATTGTTTAGATGATTCGGCTTTGAAAAAGCGCATTATGGAAAATTTGATTTCTCAAGGTGAGAAACCAACACCCATGATGGTACAAAAGATATTTAATCAGATTAATTCTAGTCGGGAAATTAAGAAGACTTTAGCAGCTATTGAAGCTACAGGAGGAAAGGCTGAATATATTAGTGTTGATGTCACTGATACTGTAAAATTACAAGCTAAACTTCAAGAAATTTCTGATAAAGTTGGTCAAATTACCGGAATTATTCACGGTGCTGGTAACTTAGCAGATAAGTTAATTGAAAAAAAGACAGAAGATGATTTTGAGAAAGTTTACACTGCTAAAGTTCAGGGTTTAGAAAATCTCCTATCTTGTGTTAATCCCCAGCAATTACAACATTTAGTATTGTTTTCTTCCGTGACGGGATTTTATGGTAATATCGGTCAAAGTGATTATGCGATCGCTAATGAAATTCTCAGTAAATCAGCCCATTTGATGAAACAATATAACCCTAATTGTCATGTAGTGGCAATTAACTGGGGTGGTTGGGATAGTGGCATGGTGACACCACAATTAAAAAAAGCATTTGCAGAAAGAGGAATTAGTATTATTCCCGTAGAAGTTGGGACACAAATGTTAGTTAATGAACTACATCCAGCCTATCAAGATCATCCACAAGTTGTCATTGGTAGTCCCATGAAACTACCACCTGCTCCTTTAGGTTTAGAACTTCGTAGCTATCGCATTCGCAGAAGAATGACATTAGCAGAAAATCCATTTTTGCATGATCATACAATTGCAGGTTCACCAGTTTTACCAGCAACCTGTGCTAAATCATGGATGGTAAATGGCTGTGAAGAAATTTATCCAGGTTACACATATTTCAGTTGCCAAGACTTCAAAGTTTTAAAAGGAATCACCTTTAATTCTACCTTGGCTAAAGAACATATTCTAGAAATCCAAGAAGTTGCCAAAGTTGATGGTGATTTTGTCGAATTTCAGACCAAAATATTGAGCAAAACCCCCGAAGGTAGAACTCATTATCACTTTAGTTCTCTGATAAAACTGGTAAAAAATATGCCAGAAGCGCCCATTTATGAAGCAATGGATCTCAGAGAAGATAATATCGTCACTGATACAGCCAAAGACTTCTATCAAAATGGTGATTTATCCCTATTTCATGGACCAGCTTTCCAGAAAATTACCAAAGTTTTAAATATTAGCTCAGAAAAACTCACAGCCGAATGTTGTTGGCAAGAAATCACAGCCAAAGAACAAGGACAATTTCCCGTAAAATGGCACAACCCTTACATCATTGACTTGAGTACCCAAACATTATGGTTATGGTTAAATTATATCCATAAAGAAGTTTGTTTACCAGGACAATTAACATACTGTGAACAATATCTAGCAGTACCATTTAACGTCCCATTTTATGTTTCCTGTGAAATCATAGGTAAAACCGACACAGGTGCAACAGTCAACTTCATTATTCATAATCGTCAAGGAAAAATCTACTCCAAAATCTTAGGAGCAAAAGCAGTAATCTGGCCAATGAAAATGTTAAATAAAAAGTAA
- a CDS encoding beta-ketoacyl [acyl carrier protein] synthase domain-containing protein, whose product MEKIAIIGLSCLFPDANNPEEFWQNLTAEKDSTSSITVADLGIDPAIFYDETKGKPEKFYFQKGGFIRDFKFDANEYNLPAAFVESLDNTFKWSLYAAKQAIIQSGYLGNQTALAKCGVVLGTLGLPTKASNSLFAPIYQQNIEPAISELLQEKDFHLGGSSTSTKVSPYNAMVSGLPAAIVSKAFSLSATHFCIDAACSSSFYAIKLASHYLQSGKADLMLAGAISCADPLFVRMLFSGIQGYPDNGISRPLDKSSRGLITSEGIGMVMLKRYSDAVRDGDKILATICGNGLSNDGKGKHLLSPNPQGQTLAYQRAYSEAKLNPQTIDYLECHATGTLLGDTTECNSIEGFFSPYKAAPLVGSTKTNVGHLLVAAGMVGITKTILSMSHGVIPPTIQVTQPIGSENNVVSPKSIVRTPTKWPSQETKRVALSAFGFGGTNSHIILEQGK is encoded by the coding sequence GTGGAAAAAATAGCAATCATCGGGTTATCTTGCCTATTTCCCGATGCTAATAATCCTGAAGAATTTTGGCAGAATCTCACCGCAGAAAAAGATTCCACATCATCTATAACTGTAGCGGATTTGGGAATAGATCCCGCTATATTCTACGATGAAACCAAAGGTAAACCGGAAAAATTCTACTTTCAAAAAGGTGGTTTTATCCGCGACTTTAAATTTGATGCCAACGAGTATAACTTACCTGCGGCATTTGTTGAAAGCTTAGATAATACCTTTAAATGGTCATTGTACGCTGCCAAACAAGCCATCATTCAAAGTGGCTATCTGGGAAATCAAACTGCACTTGCAAAATGTGGCGTAGTTTTAGGAACTTTGGGATTACCAACCAAAGCTTCTAATAGTCTATTTGCTCCTATTTATCAGCAAAATATTGAACCTGCAATTAGTGAACTATTACAGGAAAAAGACTTTCATTTAGGAGGTTCATCAACCTCCACAAAAGTCTCTCCATACAATGCTATGGTTTCCGGTTTACCCGCTGCCATAGTTTCCAAAGCCTTTTCTTTATCTGCAACTCATTTCTGTATAGATGCTGCTTGTTCGTCATCATTTTACGCCATTAAATTAGCATCCCATTATTTACAATCTGGCAAAGCAGATTTGATGTTAGCTGGTGCAATTAGTTGTGCAGATCCATTATTTGTCAGAATGTTATTTTCTGGTATTCAAGGATATCCAGATAATGGCATTAGTCGTCCTCTCGATAAGTCATCACGCGGGTTAATTACCTCCGAAGGAATTGGGATGGTAATGCTCAAAAGATACAGTGATGCTGTGAGAGATGGTGACAAAATTCTCGCCACAATTTGTGGTAATGGACTATCTAATGATGGCAAAGGGAAACATCTTCTCAGTCCTAATCCTCAAGGGCAAACTCTGGCATATCAAAGAGCTTATTCAGAGGCTAAACTTAACCCCCAAACTATTGATTATTTAGAGTGTCATGCCACTGGCACTCTATTGGGAGATACCACAGAATGTAACTCAATTGAAGGCTTTTTTAGTCCATATAAAGCAGCACCATTAGTAGGTTCAACCAAAACAAATGTTGGTCATTTACTTGTGGCTGCGGGCATGGTAGGCATAACCAAGACAATTTTAAGTATGTCTCATGGGGTTATTCCTCCAACTATTCAGGTGACTCAACCCATAGGTTCTGAAAACAATGTTGTCTCTCCAAAAAGCATTGTCAGAACGCCGACGAAATGGCCGAGTCAAGAAACTAAAAGAGTAGCTTTAAGTGCGTTTGGTTTTGGTGGAACAAACTCTCATATCATTCTAGAACAGGGGAAGTAA